From a single Sorghum bicolor cultivar BTx623 chromosome 5, Sorghum_bicolor_NCBIv3, whole genome shotgun sequence genomic region:
- the LOC8064776 gene encoding CASP-like protein 1U2, whose translation MFGSDDSGCHVMDDDVAPPANGSKAVTLLLRLITLALALTSAVLMATASECTIYGLDGATATTVTFKDYQPFIYLVGSNIAATILEVAAIYVQVGKGDDVEDAPMIPRVVLVVVDVAVQMLLYSATGAVFAAVMAYGPQISACTGAAGHFCEQVQRSKIISLAASLSAVLAAVAKDVALPCSVWPHPSS comes from the exons ATGTTCGGTTCCGACGATTCCGGCTGCCATGTGATGGACGACGACGTGGCGCCGCCAGCAAACGGTTCCAAGGCGGTGACCCTGCTGCTGCGCCTGATCACGCTGGCCCTGGCGCTCACCTCGGCGGTCCTCATGGCCACCGCGAGCGAGTGCACCATCTACGGCCTCGACGGCGCCACGGCCACCACCGTCACCTTCAAGGACTACCAGCCCTTCAT ATACCTTGTAGGATCCAACATTGCAGCGACGATCCTGGAGGTGGCCGCGATCTACGTGCAGGTCGGCAAGGGCGACGACGTCGAGGATGCGCCTATGATCCCCCGTGTCGTCCTGGTCGTCGTCGACGTCGCCGTGCAGATGCTGCTCTACTCGGCCACCGGCGCGGTGTTCGCGGCGGTGATGGCCTACGGCCCTCAGATCAGCGCCTGCACCGGCGCCGCCGGGCACTTCTGCGAGCAGGTGCAGAGGTCCAAGATCATCTCTTTGGCCGCCAGCCTCTCCGCCGTCCTTGCCGCCGTCGCAAAGGACGTGGCGCTGCCCTGCTCAGTGTGGCCCCATCCGTCAAGCTAG